One genomic segment of Bacteroidales bacterium includes these proteins:
- a CDS encoding indolepyruvate ferredoxin oxidoreductase, whose protein sequence is MQKLLLLGAEAIAQGAIDGGMSGVYAYPGTPSTEITEYVQHYELAKERNIHSKWSVNEKTAMESGLGMSYAGKRAMVCMKHVGLNVAADAFMNSAITGTNGGLLVTVADDPSMHSSQNEQDSRYYGKFAQIPILEPASQQEAYDMAYVGFEMSERFRVPILIRITTRLAHSRAAVERKVLLDQNSISLPSNPHQFVLLPNFARVQYKGLLNSFSGFIEGSEVSPFNEYRDGEDKSLGILACGLSYNYLMENFQNKPLKYPLLKIGQYPMPRSKVEKLMNECDVVLVLEDGYPMIEEVLKGYTAKENIKGRLDGTIPRDGELNPNIVAQALGFEEKKKDLLSDADLKELLKARPPAMCTGCGHIDAYNALNEALSEYSAGRVFSDIGCYTLGALPPFNAINSCVDMGASITMAKGAADSGLIPAVAVIGDSTFTHSGMTGLIDAVNESSPITILISDNFTTGMTGGQDSAALGKLEDICEGIGVDPAHIKVFVPMKKNHDEMVRIIREELAYDGVSVVIPRRQCIQTTRNVELNKRITELNLR, encoded by the coding sequence ATGCAAAAATTATTATTGTTAGGTGCTGAGGCTATCGCTCAGGGCGCTATTGATGGTGGTATGTCTGGTGTTTATGCATATCCTGGTACTCCATCGACCGAAATAACAGAATATGTACAGCATTACGAATTAGCAAAAGAAAGAAACATTCACAGCAAATGGTCAGTCAACGAAAAAACGGCTATGGAATCAGGTTTGGGAATGTCTTATGCTGGTAAAAGAGCCATGGTTTGTATGAAGCACGTAGGCTTAAATGTAGCTGCAGATGCTTTTATGAATTCGGCTATTACCGGAACAAATGGCGGATTATTGGTTACTGTTGCCGACGATCCTTCCATGCACTCTTCTCAAAATGAGCAAGATTCTCGCTATTATGGCAAATTTGCTCAAATCCCAATCTTAGAACCTGCCAGTCAGCAAGAAGCTTATGATATGGCTTATGTCGGCTTTGAGATGTCTGAACGCTTTCGTGTTCCTATTTTAATTCGTATCACAACCCGATTGGCACATTCACGTGCTGCCGTTGAAAGAAAAGTTTTACTTGATCAAAACTCAATTAGTCTTCCTTCTAATCCACACCAATTTGTACTCTTGCCTAATTTTGCTCGAGTTCAGTATAAAGGTCTTTTAAATAGTTTTTCCGGATTTATCGAAGGTTCAGAAGTTTCACCTTTTAATGAATATAGAGATGGTGAAGATAAGTCGCTTGGTATTTTAGCCTGTGGTTTATCTTATAATTATTTGATGGAAAATTTCCAGAATAAACCCTTGAAATATCCATTATTAAAGATTGGTCAATATCCTATGCCTCGTTCAAAAGTTGAAAAATTAATGAATGAATGCGATGTGGTTTTAGTTTTAGAAGATGGTTATCCGATGATAGAAGAGGTTTTAAAGGGATATACCGCTAAAGAAAATATCAAAGGGCGTCTCGATGGTACTATTCCTCGCGATGGTGAATTAAACCCAAATATCGTTGCGCAAGCACTTGGTTTTGAAGAAAAGAAAAAAGATTTACTCAGCGATGCCGATTTAAAAGAACTTTTAAAAGCTCGGCCACCCGCAATGTGTACGGGCTGTGGTCATATCGATGCTTATAATGCTTTAAATGAGGCTTTAAGTGAGTATTCAGCCGGTCGTGTTTTTTCTGATATTGGATGTTATACTTTAGGAGCTTTGCCGCCATTCAACGCTATTAATTCTTGTGTTGATATGGGAGCCAGTATTACTATGGCTAAGGGAGCTGCTGATTCCGGACTTATTCCGGCGGTGGCTGTTATTGGCGATTCTACTTTTACTCATTCCGGAATGACCGGCTTAATTGATGCAGTAAATGAAAGCTCACCTATAACGATTTTAATTTCAGATAATTTTACAACAGGAATGACAGGCGGACAAGATTCTGCTGCTCTTGGTAAGCTTGAAGATATTTGTGAAGGTATTGGTGTTGATCCTGCACATATCAAGGTTTTTGTTCCGATGAAGAAAAATCACGATGAAATGGTGAGGATAATTCGAGAAGAATTAGCTTATGATGGCGTTTCAGTGGTTATTCCTCGTCGCCAATGTATTCAAACTACACGCAATGTAGAACTGAATAAACGAATTACAGAATTAAACCTTCGCTAA